Proteins found in one Flavobacterium channae genomic segment:
- a CDS encoding RNA polymerase sigma factor, whose translation MKVIQLHQEEKQLIMLAVENNRQAQQQIYAKFSSKMLSVCRQYIKDIHHAEDVMITGFMKVFTNLKNFEYKGSFEGWIRRIMIFECIDFLRVKKNNFNHHDIEDVTISESESVYEMEDFSVDDIQNMIDNLPDGYKMVFNLYAIEGYKHQEIAEMLKISEGTSKSQLSHARKLLQQQITELKNRLNDIATIR comes from the coding sequence ATGAAAGTAATTCAATTACATCAAGAGGAAAAACAACTTATAATGTTGGCTGTCGAAAATAATCGACAAGCACAACAGCAGATATATGCCAAGTTTTCTTCTAAAATGTTGAGTGTTTGTCGTCAGTATATCAAGGATATACACCATGCAGAAGATGTAATGATTACTGGATTTATGAAAGTGTTTACTAATCTGAAAAATTTTGAGTACAAAGGAAGTTTTGAAGGTTGGATTAGAAGAATAATGATATTTGAATGTATTGATTTTCTTCGGGTGAAAAAGAATAATTTCAATCATCATGATATTGAAGATGTTACTATAAGCGAAAGTGAATCGGTTTATGAAATGGAAGATTTTTCGGTAGATGATATTCAAAACATGATTGATAATTTACCCGATGGTTACAAAATGGTGTTTAATTTATATGCGATAGAAGGATACAAACATCAGGAAATAGCCGAAATGCTTAAAATAAGTGAAGGAACATCAAAATCGCAATTATCACACGCTCGGAAGTTATTGCAACAACAAATCACAGAATTAAAAAATAGACTAAATGACATCGCCACTATAAGATAG